CATTTTAATTGCAAAGAACGCACCGCAATTAAACGTCTTTATGAACGCATATGTTATTAAAATTACGTGCGGGATTTTATTTATTGCGATGAGTGTACCAATGCTCGGCTATGTTTTTAAAAATATGACGGATACGTTGCTTGAGGAATATACAAAACTATTTAACTTTTTCTTAACAAAGTAGGGGGCGCATATGGCAAAGGATAATAAAACAGAAAAGGCCACCCCGCAGAAGCGCAAAAAATCGCGTGAAGAAGGGAATATTGCCCGAAGTAAAGATTTAAATAATTTATTCTCGATTCTCGTACTAGCAGTTGTCGTTTATTTTTTTGGAGATTGGCTTGGCTATGAAATTGCCAATTCTGTTGCGGTGCTGTTTAATCAAATTGGTAAAAATGCCGATACGACGGAGTATTTCTATTTAATGGGAATACTGCTTCTGAAAGTATCAGTACCCGTTTTCATCCTCGTTTATGCGTTTCATCTGTTTAATTATATGATCCAAGTTGGTTTTTTATTTTCGTCTAAAATTATTAAACCGAAAGCATCGCGCATTAATCCGAAAAATTATTTTACGAGATTATTTAGCCGGAAAAGTTTAGTCGATATTGTAAAGTCATTGTTTTATATGGTGTTAATCGGCTATGTTGCGTACGTTCTGTTTAAAAAGAATTTAGAGAAAATTGTCAGTATGATTGGGTTTAACTGGACCGCATCACTAACAGAAATTATTAGCCAAATTAAATTGATTTTTTTAGCCATTTTAATCATTTTAATTGTTCTTTCTATTATTGATTTCATTTATCAAAAATGGGAGTATGAGCAAGATATTAAAATGAAAAAAGAAGAAGTAAAGCAAGAGCATAAAGATAATGAAGGAGACCCGCAAGTAAAGGGAAAGCGAAAAAACTTTATGCATGCTATCTTACAAGGAACGATTGCGAAGAAAATGGATGGTGCAACGTTTATTGTTAATAACCCAACACATATTTCCGTAGCGCTTCGCTACAACAAACATGTGGATGCTGCGCCAATTGTTGTCGCAAAGGGAGAAGATGAGCTCGCATTATATATGCGTACGCTTGCTAGGGAACAAGAAATACCAATGGTAGAAAATCGCCCGCTTGCTCGGTCCTTATATTACCAAGTGGAAGAAGATGAGGCGATACCAGAAGATTTATATGTAGCTGTCATTGAAGTTATGCGCTATTTAATTCAAACGAAACAAATTGAAGTATAAAAGCGCGTTTGGAGGCGATCTCTTTGTTTAAGATAGATTCTGCAAGAACCTATTTTTCTATCTTTTTAGCAGCGTCATTCGTCGTGGCGCTCTTAATTCCACTTCCGCCCTTTATACTTGATATAATTATCGTCTTTTTATTAAGCATGGCAGTGCTTATTTATATGCGAGCAACAAGTATTAAAGAGTGGGACGAATTAAAGTCATTTCCGACCATGCTGTTATTAATCGGGATTTTCCGCGTATCGATTAACGTTTCGACAACGCGGGCGATTTTAACAAACGGGAATGCAGGTCATGTTATTGAAGAGTTTGGTCAGTTTGTAATTG
The window above is part of the Bacillus cytotoxicus NVH 391-98 genome. Proteins encoded here:
- the flhB gene encoding flagellar type III secretion system protein FlhB; its protein translation is MAKDNKTEKATPQKRKKSREEGNIARSKDLNNLFSILVLAVVVYFFGDWLGYEIANSVAVLFNQIGKNADTTEYFYLMGILLLKVSVPVFILVYAFHLFNYMIQVGFLFSSKIIKPKASRINPKNYFTRLFSRKSLVDIVKSLFYMVLIGYVAYVLFKKNLEKIVSMIGFNWTASLTEIISQIKLIFLAILIILIVLSIIDFIYQKWEYEQDIKMKKEEVKQEHKDNEGDPQVKGKRKNFMHAILQGTIAKKMDGATFIVNNPTHISVALRYNKHVDAAPIVVAKGEDELALYMRTLAREQEIPMVENRPLARSLYYQVEEDEAIPEDLYVAVIEVMRYLIQTKQIEV